A stretch of Novipirellula artificiosorum DNA encodes these proteins:
- the rplK gene encoding 50S ribosomal protein L11: MGSIASGNRAFAGSVHPRQGLTPAARAPLGKYGVNLGQFVQGFNDRTKEYNGTPIPVIVTIYSDRSFEFITKSPPAASLLKQSAGIAKGSGVPNKDKVATVTRGQCEEIAQKKMADLNARNLDHATRMIEGTARSMGIIVEG, from the coding sequence ATGGGTTCGATAGCTTCAGGAAATCGAGCGTTTGCTGGGTCTGTACACCCAAGACAAGGCCTGACCCCTGCGGCACGAGCCCCCCTGGGTAAGTACGGCGTGAACCTTGGACAATTCGTCCAGGGATTCAACGATCGAACCAAAGAATACAATGGTACCCCGATCCCGGTGATCGTCACCATCTATAGCGATCGCAGCTTCGAGTTCATCACCAAGAGCCCCCCAGCCGCATCCTTGCTGAAGCAGAGTGCCGGCATTGCTAAGGGAAGTGGCGTTCCGAACAAAGACAAGGTTGCCACCGTGACACGGGGCCAATGCGAAGAGATCGCCCAAAAGAAAATGGCGGACCTCAATGCTCGTAACCTCGATCATGCAACGCGGATGATTGAAGGCACCGCCCGCAGCATGGGCATCATCGTCGAAGGCTAG
- a CDS encoding transposase, giving the protein MPRPPRIPFSGANDHVVTRGDGRRKLFHDEGHYERFTKGLKDEVQRSGWIVLAYCWMPNQIHALIQTPEPNLAKGMQHWLSGYANWYAKRKRRTGHLYQGRYKAFLVEDAGYYWTLSRYIHLNPCNGGKPLAQDPESWPHSIFAGYARKSKHVDWIE; this is encoded by the coding sequence ATGCCGCGACCACCTCGCATTCCGTTTTCCGGCGCAAACGATCATGTTGTCACAAGAGGTGACGGCCGAAGAAAACTCTTTCATGATGAAGGTCACTACGAGCGTTTCACCAAGGGGCTAAAAGACGAGGTGCAGCGGAGTGGTTGGATCGTGCTCGCTTACTGTTGGATGCCCAACCAAATTCATGCGCTGATCCAAACGCCAGAACCGAATTTGGCCAAGGGAATGCAACATTGGCTCTCGGGCTACGCCAATTGGTACGCCAAACGCAAACGGCGAACCGGACACCTTTATCAAGGTCGCTACAAAGCCTTTCTCGTCGAAGACGCAGGCTACTACTGGACGCTGAGCCGATATATCCACCTGAATCCCTGCAACGGCGGCAAACCACTTGCCCAAGATCCTGAGTCGTGGCCGCACAGCATCTTTGCTGGCTACGCTCGCAAATCCAAGCATGTCGATTGGATTGAATAG
- a CDS encoding DUF1573 domain-containing protein, translating into MPTLAFDGKVPSRHVDIGTIVKGQQYRVRIPVKNSTPNDLVVHDIKSSCGCVLFASAEDDIISLKSGEMHTFEMRLVKVDLGRFGVDAAVVFKTGQTLSLSVLGKVVDAFAFLPPSILIDRSQSDDSIEIRLSANGKDKFGTGVELKLMSTTGPISGCSIEGISGSGAKVDLLVSGDEVGFESGGRVAFLLTPATQHDPVEIFLPYEVKGSITVYPKMVSARVSEKTTLTFYLRTHSNDMLSVSEGDEVKLKVLSDQDESSSDLLCKVTDVVAVAANVLRLTITLSTNSMLEKTGVVDAEIGFEDDRRCRIKIAVPH; encoded by the coding sequence TTGCCCACACTGGCTTTCGACGGCAAGGTCCCAAGCCGACACGTAGATATTGGAACGATTGTCAAAGGGCAACAGTACCGGGTGCGGATACCCGTTAAGAATTCAACGCCAAACGATCTAGTTGTTCATGATATCAAATCCAGTTGTGGATGCGTGTTGTTTGCATCGGCCGAGGACGACATTATTTCTCTTAAGTCTGGAGAAATGCACACCTTTGAGATGAGGCTCGTAAAGGTTGATCTCGGGCGATTTGGTGTCGACGCCGCGGTTGTTTTCAAAACTGGTCAAACGCTTTCCTTGTCAGTTCTCGGAAAAGTCGTCGACGCGTTTGCCTTTCTTCCGCCATCCATTCTGATTGACCGTTCTCAATCAGACGACAGTATCGAAATTCGCCTTTCAGCTAACGGGAAAGACAAGTTTGGAACAGGCGTCGAACTAAAACTAATGTCAACGACTGGACCCATTAGTGGTTGTAGTATTGAAGGAATCTCCGGTTCTGGGGCAAAGGTCGACCTGCTTGTTTCAGGTGACGAAGTCGGTTTCGAATCAGGGGGACGTGTCGCTTTTCTTCTCACGCCAGCCACGCAGCACGATCCAGTGGAGATTTTCTTGCCGTATGAGGTGAAGGGCAGCATTACTGTCTATCCCAAAATGGTGAGCGCGAGAGTCTCGGAGAAAACGACGCTCACTTTCTATCTGCGAACACATTCCAATGACATGCTGAGTGTGTCCGAAGGTGACGAAGTTAAGCTAAAGGTCCTTTCTGACCAGGATGAGTCATCATCAGATCTCCTTTGCAAGGTAACGGATGTCGTTGCGGTGGCAGCAAATGTACTGCGTTTGACGATTACATTGAGCACAAACTCCATGCTGGAGAAAACCGGTGTCGTAGATGCCGAGATTGGTTTTGAGGATGACCGGCGATGTCGTATCAAAATCGCCGTTCCTCACTGA
- the rplK gene encoding 50S ribosomal protein L11, with product MAKQVTGVAKFQVPGGQATPAPPVGTSLGKYGVNLGQFVQGFNDRTKEYNGTPIPVIVTIYSDRSFEFVTKSPPAASLLKQSAGIAKGSGVPNKDKVATVTRGQCEEIAQKKMADLNARNLDHATRMIEGTARSMGIIVEG from the coding sequence ATGGCAAAACAAGTAACCGGGGTCGCAAAGTTTCAAGTTCCTGGCGGCCAAGCTACCCCCGCGCCGCCCGTCGGAACTTCATTGGGAAAGTACGGTGTGAATCTTGGGCAATTCGTTCAAGGATTCAACGATCGAACCAAAGAATACAATGGTACCCCGATCCCGGTGATCGTCACCATCTATAGCGATCGCAGTTTCGAATTCGTCACCAAGAGCCCCCCAGCCGCATCCTTGCTGAAGCAGAGTGCCGGCATTGCTAAGGGAAGTGGCGTTCCGAACAAAGACAAGGTTGCCACCGTGACACGGGGCCAATGCGAAGAGATCGCCCAAAAGAAAATGGCAGACCTCAATGCTCGTAACCTCGATCATGCAACGCGGATGATTGAAGGCACCGCCCGCAGCATGGGCATCATCGTCGAAGGCTAG